The following coding sequences are from one Enterococcus sp. 4G2_DIV0659 window:
- a CDS encoding WxL domain-containing protein, which translates to MKKIILPLLFLGCAFLGNQQVMAADSVMTEGVATLEALDEEEAGVVGPIMPDPDNPGGTGQTGLLTIDAVPQFNFKGTGLSGIFTDTLTNSQIAANYVRNAQVTDRRGTAEGWSLGLNISPFKSNGTALKGMTLTIPVSVVPVDGNTSAEPSLVNNIQGIVDTTSGLDAGPIVVAEQGEGLGTWLTEFQVAEAVISDGNAAGAYTSTFTWSLSALPIGE; encoded by the coding sequence ATGAAAAAAATTATATTACCATTATTATTTCTAGGTTGTGCATTTTTAGGCAATCAGCAAGTAATGGCAGCAGATTCAGTAATGACAGAAGGCGTGGCGACACTTGAAGCTTTAGACGAAGAGGAAGCAGGAGTAGTGGGTCCAATAATGCCAGATCCAGACAACCCAGGAGGTACAGGACAGACGGGACTTTTGACGATCGACGCAGTTCCACAATTTAATTTCAAAGGAACAGGATTGTCTGGAATATTCACTGATACGTTAACTAATAGTCAAATAGCAGCAAATTATGTTCGCAATGCACAAGTTACCGATCGAAGAGGAACCGCAGAAGGCTGGAGTTTGGGACTAAATATTTCGCCATTTAAAAGTAATGGCACTGCTCTTAAGGGGATGACCTTAACGATACCTGTTTCAGTTGTTCCTGTAGATGGGAATACATCAGCTGAGCCAAGTTTAGTAAATAATATTCAAGGAATTGTTGATACAACGAGTGGTCTTGACGCAGGGCCAATTGTGGTAGCCGAACAGGGTGAAGGATTAGGAACTTGGCTTACAGAATTTCAAGTTGCAGAAGCAGTAATTAGTGATGGAAATGCTGCTGGGGCGTACACTAGCACGTTTACATGGTCATTGTCAGCATTACCTATTGGCGAATAA
- a CDS encoding lectin-like domain-containing protein — MRLLKNYLLWILFFMPIFSFEQQAEATTSIPDRVSLNGIFSTDVGVSGNSAALIDDVAIITNGLASQVGALWSTQENLLDFKQDFNMVSYVNQGDAAASSGDGLVFLLKSANNTSNWFTYSGASMGALGENKYQGALGLPNSIGVEFDLYGNKSSADGFFDNGITGTYNNNHIAVVYPGTLEGYTDNFNIFGSTRYVKHDSLITNVNLASGNWTRVELNWETNEQDYTKGILTFKINDQMPIQISSAHLNSQIFQNGVVSEAFWGFTGSTGPTYKADQRVIFERVPGLVNADTSIKMFDRAGQEILNQATVNGGSEVTIAIEAEWLGGKQNWTDIDLATVIPSGVVLLDDTTKVNGTAIDDSLVWEGNILTIKSGIIPDLGGHDSNTINKASITFKVRIINDTFQSQTITSRMVGRNAVYEATPFSFNTKNITIGAMINSHEDGEVILDNSIDSFIVEFGWNNENRVPLAHAIKLEQNGQFEMITEFEETATEINGSFTYNILEQFLQLPYGMFKLHYSITNQETGEVSSAVIVLYKQNAPTVTISPLENQSIFTIGEKIPLKVSISDYDSESIKLIGQLSDNQKIDFGTYQILQSEENNIELELDTSNVPIGKYDFKLWAVDTEGNESDFFALNDIYIQGKLSFASIPSSFNSDSIKIGGSDKKVEGMGPIIISDQRLLDREWKLQVNLVNSNFINKNNFIGQNHYAHDSFFYYKNNGEKFVISTNPIEILQSNEGTSDEYILNQDGENGFYFSPNNSMLSGTYGGIVKWSLLSTPI, encoded by the coding sequence ATGAGGTTATTAAAAAACTATTTGCTCTGGATACTATTTTTTATGCCTATTTTCTCATTTGAACAACAGGCTGAAGCCACAACAAGTATTCCTGATAGAGTTTCTCTAAATGGTATATTCTCGACCGATGTAGGCGTTTCAGGTAATTCCGCTGCTTTAATAGATGATGTAGCAATTATTACTAATGGATTGGCCAGTCAAGTTGGAGCTTTATGGAGTACACAAGAGAATTTGTTGGATTTTAAACAAGATTTTAATATGGTATCTTATGTAAATCAGGGAGATGCGGCCGCTTCTTCAGGCGATGGATTAGTATTTTTGTTAAAAAGTGCTAATAATACCAGTAATTGGTTCACTTATTCTGGCGCTTCTATGGGAGCTCTAGGAGAAAATAAGTACCAAGGAGCACTCGGGCTACCTAACTCTATTGGGGTTGAATTTGACTTGTATGGAAATAAGTCCTCAGCAGATGGTTTTTTTGATAATGGAATTACTGGTACATATAATAATAATCATATTGCAGTCGTTTATCCAGGAACTTTAGAAGGATATACAGATAACTTTAATATATTTGGATCTACACGTTATGTTAAGCATGATTCGTTAATCACAAACGTAAATCTAGCCAGCGGTAATTGGACTAGGGTAGAATTAAATTGGGAAACGAATGAGCAAGATTATACAAAAGGAATATTAACTTTTAAAATAAATGATCAAATGCCAATACAAATTAGTTCTGCGCATTTAAATTCTCAAATTTTTCAAAATGGAGTAGTGTCAGAAGCCTTTTGGGGATTTACAGGCTCAACAGGCCCAACTTATAAAGCAGATCAAAGAGTAATTTTTGAAAGAGTTCCCGGCTTGGTCAATGCTGATACATCCATAAAAATGTTTGATAGAGCAGGACAAGAAATTTTAAATCAAGCTACAGTAAATGGTGGTTCTGAAGTAACAATTGCTATCGAAGCTGAATGGCTAGGAGGGAAGCAAAATTGGACAGATATTGATCTAGCTACTGTTATCCCAAGTGGTGTGGTTTTGCTTGATGATACGACTAAAGTAAATGGTACAGCAATAGATGATAGCCTTGTTTGGGAAGGGAATATTTTAACTATTAAATCTGGGATTATTCCTGATTTGGGAGGACATGATAGTAATACAATTAACAAAGCTTCTATTACATTTAAAGTCCGAATCATAAATGACACTTTTCAATCACAAACTATAACAAGTAGAATGGTTGGGCGAAATGCGGTCTATGAAGCAACTCCTTTTAGTTTTAATACAAAAAATATCACTATAGGAGCGATGATTAACTCTCATGAAGATGGTGAAGTTATTCTTGATAATAGTATTGACTCATTTATAGTAGAATTTGGTTGGAACAATGAAAATCGTGTTCCGTTAGCTCATGCTATAAAGTTAGAGCAGAATGGTCAATTTGAAATGATTACAGAATTTGAAGAAACAGCAACGGAGATAAATGGTAGTTTTACATACAACATACTTGAGCAATTTCTTCAATTACCTTATGGTATGTTTAAACTTCATTATTCTATCACTAATCAAGAAACGGGAGAAGTTTCTTCAGCGGTAATTGTATTATATAAACAGAATGCACCAACAGTAACTATATCGCCTTTAGAGAATCAATCAATTTTCACTATTGGAGAAAAAATTCCCTTAAAAGTATCTATTTCAGATTATGATAGTGAGTCAATTAAACTGATAGGACAGCTTTCAGATAATCAAAAGATTGATTTTGGTACTTATCAAATATTGCAATCAGAAGAAAATAATATAGAACTCGAGCTTGATACTTCAAATGTACCAATTGGGAAATATGATTTTAAACTCTGGGCAGTAGATACTGAAGGAAATGAATCTGACTTTTTTGCTTTAAATGACATTTATATTCAAGGGAAGTTATCATTTGCGTCAATTCCTTCTTCTTTTAATAGTGACTCTATTAAGATTGGAGGTAGTGATAAGAAAGTAGAAGGTATGGGACCTATCATCATTTCTGATCAACGCTTACTCGATCGAGAGTGGAAATTGCAAGTGAATCTAGTAAATTCAAACTTTATTAATAAAAATAATTTTATAGGTCAAAATCATTATGCGCATGATTCCTTTTTTTACTATAAAAATAATGGAGAAAAGTTTGTAATATCGACTAACCCAATCGAAATTTTACAGAGCAATGAAGGAACAAGTGACGAGTACATCTTAAATCAAGATGGAGAAAATGGATTCTATTTTAGCCCCAATAATTCAATGCTTTCAGGAACTTATGGAGGAATTGTTAAGTGGAGCTTATTATCAACACCAATATGA
- a CDS encoding helix-turn-helix domain-containing protein, translating into MRNILSVPLQRRLKLVDYLFVYQAKRLNHIQEDLNYNTVTLLKDISDINEMIHPCKIIKTPNYEYILFFPNNTNIEYIYSCFLKNCLEFSLLHKLITRSFDSLESLSTELFISKSTLRRLIRRVNSHLRSDYNFEIDTSAVMFVGDEGSIITFNTYFLKEYYLTSKQILRQDQLEILGDLFKTFSLSPHTVPLNLLDIDKFNFYVYSTLLRFKQIHQFDVVDQELLFFPEFSHLKIPFKRAFNVNLTHDLIFRIESIINNNDFMLSYNDLIASTKLDKNKFKTLKKLNTLIDYLCDTLKIKCTNYDNLLLTLYNFTTLTYGTEYVLFSRYKFFLNSMTDYYPSFFNSIKDDVREILSYTHLEKSHEFVYYLLLNWSELQNALYKFNPKMSVGIYFYTDIYHNHWMEQFLKEHFSEKLSITILYEKQTSITQQNFKTYDLLLTDQPLLEGSHKNILCCSVFPTKEQLSNIQNFYTSWLQKHI; encoded by the coding sequence ATGCGCAATATTCTCTCTGTGCCTTTGCAAAGACGCTTAAAATTAGTAGATTACTTATTTGTTTATCAAGCTAAAAGATTAAACCATATACAAGAAGATTTAAATTATAATACAGTTACTTTATTAAAAGATATTTCTGACATCAACGAAATGATACATCCTTGTAAAATAATAAAAACACCAAATTATGAATATATACTTTTTTTTCCAAATAACACTAATATAGAGTATATTTACTCTTGTTTTCTAAAAAACTGTCTAGAATTTTCTCTACTTCACAAATTGATTACTCGCTCTTTTGACTCATTAGAATCCCTTTCTACAGAACTTTTCATTAGTAAATCTACACTAAGAAGATTGATTCGACGTGTTAATTCTCACTTACGTTCAGATTATAATTTTGAAATAGATACTTCTGCAGTTATGTTCGTAGGAGATGAAGGGAGCATCATTACCTTTAACACATATTTTTTAAAAGAATATTATCTGACTTCTAAACAGATACTTCGACAAGATCAATTAGAAATACTTGGCGATCTTTTTAAAACGTTTTCATTATCACCTCACACTGTGCCACTAAACCTTTTAGATATTGATAAATTTAATTTCTATGTATACAGTACCTTGCTTAGATTTAAGCAAATACATCAATTTGATGTTGTTGATCAAGAGTTACTATTTTTCCCAGAATTTTCACATTTAAAAATCCCTTTTAAGCGTGCATTTAATGTTAATTTAACTCATGATTTAATTTTTAGAATAGAATCAATCATCAATAATAATGATTTTATGCTTTCTTACAATGACTTGATTGCATCAACTAAGCTTGATAAAAATAAGTTCAAAACCCTAAAGAAATTAAATACACTAATCGACTACCTTTGTGACACTTTAAAAATTAAATGTACAAATTATGATAATCTTCTGCTGACCTTATATAATTTCACAACTCTTACATACGGTACTGAATATGTACTTTTTTCAAGATATAAATTTTTTTTAAATTCAATGACAGACTATTATCCTTCTTTTTTCAACTCAATAAAAGATGATGTAAGAGAAATTTTATCATACACTCATTTGGAAAAATCTCATGAATTTGTGTACTATCTACTATTGAATTGGTCTGAACTTCAAAATGCTTTATATAAATTCAATCCTAAAATGAGTGTCGGAATCTATTTTTATACGGATATATACCACAATCATTGGATGGAACAATTTCTAAAAGAACATTTTTCAGAAAAATTATCTATTACCATTCTCTATGAAAAACAGACTTCTATTACCCAACAAAATTTTAAAACATACGACTTACTACTAACTGATCAACCACTACTTGAAGGAAGCCATAAAAATATCCTATGCTGTTCTGTATTTCCTACGAAGGAGCAACTATCTAATATCCAAAATTTTTATACATCATGGTTGCAAAAACATATATGA
- a CDS encoding helix-turn-helix domain-containing protein, with product MILNKENILNLLEKKDRILCHILEYVSTATACELSYEELVKVVDLSAVTLSEVIKELGDEIDQLEVEDYLEVSVLSKNIYYFKKGKNFSLDLFFSKMMNKSTYFQILQDLFYGKTITTEKYVQEFFISSSSLARKFRYLRSFSQELGMKIIKRSGVFYLSGNEERIRYFYYLLFRVSRSFPKAGMMSSKVGESLKIIDPKITQNSIDCFLLYFNISKLRASKGYVIESDSSEFMVVNRLITKEKFSNIVRKNYQLMISEDAMEKEIANLYFFISTNNLLDMKTVLNVSAYLTPSTLNDKAFEMANLIIYQMALFLDIEFHPDEYFYLIANLYLILKKQALFCVSADLDYSLAIGSSKVYELYSRFTKYFEENTRKKNPLSIGTLKVLFNEVLKKKGVGLKILVYSKFGDRNKEIIEEKLSELIFYPITFLNTFSDQPNIIVTDYHLESTGKTAVFIIENYSIYGDLGRVVQSINTNYFNIEKEDTLNEDRNH from the coding sequence TTGATTCTCAATAAAGAAAATATATTAAATCTTTTAGAAAAGAAAGATAGAATACTATGCCATATTCTAGAATATGTTAGCACAGCTACAGCTTGTGAGTTGAGTTATGAAGAATTAGTTAAAGTAGTTGATTTATCAGCAGTCACTTTAAGTGAAGTAATAAAAGAGCTGGGTGATGAAATTGATCAGCTTGAAGTCGAAGATTATTTGGAGGTAAGTGTACTTAGTAAGAATATTTATTATTTTAAAAAAGGGAAAAATTTTTCTTTAGATTTATTTTTTAGCAAGATGATGAACAAAAGCACTTATTTTCAAATATTACAAGATTTATTTTATGGTAAAACAATAACTACGGAAAAATATGTCCAAGAATTTTTTATAAGTAGTTCATCTTTAGCTAGAAAATTTAGATACTTAAGATCATTTAGTCAAGAATTAGGAATGAAAATAATTAAAAGAAGTGGGGTATTTTACTTAAGTGGAAATGAAGAACGGATACGTTATTTCTACTATTTACTGTTTCGTGTTAGTCGAAGCTTTCCCAAAGCTGGAATGATGTCATCAAAAGTAGGTGAGTCATTAAAAATAATAGATCCTAAAATAACTCAAAATTCCATAGACTGTTTTCTTCTATATTTTAATATCAGCAAATTACGAGCTTCTAAAGGATATGTGATTGAATCGGATAGTAGTGAATTTATGGTTGTTAATAGATTGATAACAAAAGAAAAATTTTCGAATATTGTACGTAAAAACTATCAACTAATGATATCAGAAGATGCTATGGAGAAGGAGATAGCCAATTTATATTTTTTTATCAGTACAAATAATTTGCTTGATATGAAGACAGTGTTAAATGTTTCTGCATATTTAACACCTAGCACGCTCAATGATAAAGCTTTTGAAATGGCGAATCTGATTATTTACCAAATGGCGCTTTTTTTAGATATAGAGTTTCATCCAGATGAATATTTTTACCTAATTGCTAACTTGTATTTGATTTTAAAAAAACAAGCCCTTTTTTGTGTGTCTGCTGATCTTGATTATAGTCTAGCGATAGGATCATCAAAAGTATATGAACTTTATTCTAGATTTACAAAATACTTTGAAGAGAATACTCGAAAAAAAAATCCATTAAGTATAGGAACTTTGAAAGTACTTTTTAATGAAGTGTTAAAAAAAAAAGGAGTGGGATTAAAGATACTAGTTTATAGTAAATTTGGTGATAGAAATAAAGAGATTATAGAAGAAAAACTTTCGGAATTAATTTTTTATCCTATTACCTTTCTGAATACATTTTCTGATCAACCAAACATTATTGTAACAGATTATCATTTAGAAAGTACTGGTAAAACTGCTGTTTTTATTATTGAGAACTATTCAATTTACGGAGATTTAGGACGAGTTGTTCAAAGCATTAATACTAATTATTTTAATATTGAAAAGGAGGATACTTTAAATGAAGATAGGAATCATTAA